Proteins from a genomic interval of Pristis pectinata isolate sPriPec2 chromosome 9, sPriPec2.1.pri, whole genome shotgun sequence:
- the lypla1 gene encoding acyl-protein thioesterase 1, whose translation MRASQLIQTVSADALFINGFRRTFVHIHPRIHSGWRNAAKERGSAQPPTAHVPGLAAAPAQWDQDGCFRLTSQGANRRAQTGQRGAEASNRQRGGGTSVGGVVGWRCCGWDWSFGGPGAGLCGEIRRGAESAVELAWWLAGRLLFLLCMCGNNMSSQVPVIIPAVKKATAAVIFLHGLGDTGHSWADGLATIKIPHVKYICPHAPIAPVTMNFNMNMSSWFDIFGLTVDSSEDEGGIKKAAESVKAMIDLEVKNGIPSHRIILGGFSQGGALSLYTALTTHQKLGGVIALSCWLPLRNAFPEAAVNSPNKDIHVLQCHGEDDALVPLTFGDLTADKLKTIINPDNVTFKSYPHMMHSSCPREMLDVKAFIEKQLPPIN comes from the exons ATGCGCGCATCACAATTAATCCAAACTGTGTCAGCGGATGCATTGTTTATAAACGGTTTCAGAAGAACATTTGTCCACATTCATCCCCGAATACATTCGGGGTGGAGAAATGCAGCAAAAGAAAGAGGATCGGCACAACCACCAACTGCGCATGTGCCCGGGCTTGCTGCTGCGCCTGCTCAGTGGGACCAGGACGGTTGCTTCCGATTGACGTCCCAAGGAGCCAATCGCCGTGCGCAGACTGGACAGCGGGGTGCGGAGGCGTCAAATCGGCAGCGGGGAGGCGGGACTTCCGTCGGGGGGGTTGTAGGGTGGCGGTGCTGCGGGTGGGATTGGAGCTTCGGTGGCCCAGGAGCGGGGCTTTGCGGTGAAATCAGGAGAGGAGCCGAGTCTGCTGTGGAGTTGGCCTGGTGGTTAGCTGGACGATTGTTATTTTTGTTGTGTATGTGCGGTAATAACATGTCATCGCAGGTCCCTGTCATTATACCCGCTGTAAAGAAAGCAACGGCTGCG GTTATCTTTCTCCATGGACTAGGAGACACTGG ACATAGCTGGGCCGATGGATTGGCAACCATCAAGATACCACATGTTAAATACATTTGCCCACATGC GCCTATTGCTCCTGTCACAATGAACTTCAATATGAATATGTCATCTTG GTTTGATATCTTTGGACTTACTGTGGATTCTTCTGAAGATGAGGGAGGCATCAAGAAAGCTGCAGAAAGTG ttaAAGCAATGATAGATCTGGAAGTTAAGAATGGAATACCATCTCATCGAATTATTTTGGGAGGATTTTCTCAG GGAGGTGCTCTTTCATTGTACACGGCACTGACAACACATCAGAAGCTTGGAGGTGTGATTGCCCTTAGCTGTTGGCTTCCACTTCGGAATGCTTTTCCAGAG GCAGCTGTTAATAGTCCAAACAAAGATATTCATGTTCTTCAATGTCACGGAGAGGATGACGCTCTTGTGCCTCTAACGTTTGGTGATCTTACTGCTGATAAATTAAAAACTATCATCAATCCAGACAACGTCACTTTCAAGTCCTACCCACACATGATGCATAGTTCTTGTCCCAGG gaaATGTTGGATGTCAAAGCGTTCATTGAAAAGCAGCTACCTCCAATCAACTAA